One window of the Brevibacterium limosum genome contains the following:
- the dnaE gene encoding DNA polymerase III subunit alpha: MLDGAARLADLMAATKASGMSAIATTDHGYLFGAFDFWSQATAAGIKPIIGVEAYVTPGTDRRDKTRVKWRTDESQKSDDLSGGGLYTHMTLLSRNNTGMRNLFKASSYASLDSVTAKWPRLDQDLLETYSDGLIATTGCPSGEVQVRLRLGQYEEAKAAAGKYREIFGRDNYYVELMDHGLSIEKRVTKDLIRLSKELDIPLVATNDLHYTHESDAKAHEALLAIQSGSKLIEPTYDQGGSRFAFSGSGYYLKTPAEMRSLFREFPEACDNTLEIAEKCEVSFDTSANYMPKFPCPPGEDETSWLIKEVAKGLDYRYPDGVPDEVRRQADYELDIIISMGFPGYFLVVADFINWSKDNGIRVGPGRGSGAGSMVAYAMRITDLDPLQHGLFFERFLNPDRVSMPDFDVDFDDRRRGEVIEYVTEKYGDERVAMIVTYGTIKTKMALKDSARVLGKPFSMGERLTKALPPAEMAKDIPLKDIEDPESKRFKEAGEFRELVDTDPEARETFETAKGLEGLKRQWGVHAAGVIMSSDPIIDVIPIMRRFQDGQVITQFDYPTSEGLGLIKMDFLGLRNLTIISDAVENIKANRDFDLDLEHLTLDDPAAYELLTRGDTLGVFQLDGGGLRALLRMMKPDNFEDISATLALYRPGPMGADSHTNYALRKNGLQEVTPIHSELEEPLKDILDTTYGLIIYQEQVMAIAQKVAGYSLGQADILRRAMGKKKKSELDKQQVGFFGGMKERGYSEAAAQALWDILLPFSDYAFNKAHSAAYGVVSYWTAYLKAHYTAEYMAALLTSVGDNKDKLAIYLNECRRLGITVLPPDVNESALHFTPVGTDIRFGMGAVRNVGAHVVEGIVEARGEKGAYTSFTDFLDKVPSHVCNKRTIESLVKAGGFDSLGHSRRSLVEVHEEAVDSVIGVKRQEANGQFDLFAGLGGGDDAQGFSVTIPDRPEWEKKEKLSFERDMIGLYVSDHPLNGLEGVLAAESDASIAEVVDPESHRHDGSQIKVCGMITQVTRKVSKNSGRPYAIVTLEDLEAEIEVMFFGDTYEPVASLLATDLVISLTGRIRTSDDRPTSLMAMSMTIPDVTDPDDRPLTLIMPMEKATEEMATKLRRILESNKGQTDVHITLSQPGRQTVMRLDRSIRVDPNPSLYGDLKALLGSRCFSV, from the coding sequence ATGTTGGACGGTGCGGCCCGCCTCGCCGATCTGATGGCGGCGACGAAGGCATCGGGAATGTCCGCGATCGCCACGACCGACCACGGATACCTGTTCGGAGCCTTCGACTTCTGGTCCCAGGCGACCGCCGCCGGCATCAAACCCATCATCGGCGTCGAAGCCTATGTCACCCCGGGCACCGACCGCCGGGACAAGACGCGCGTGAAGTGGCGCACCGACGAATCGCAGAAGAGCGACGACCTCTCCGGCGGTGGTCTCTACACACACATGACCCTGCTGTCGCGGAACAACACGGGCATGCGGAACCTGTTCAAGGCATCGTCCTACGCCTCTCTGGACTCGGTGACGGCGAAATGGCCGCGGCTGGACCAGGACCTGCTCGAGACCTATTCCGACGGACTCATCGCCACCACCGGCTGCCCGTCGGGAGAGGTCCAGGTCCGCCTGCGACTCGGACAGTACGAAGAGGCCAAGGCTGCGGCGGGGAAGTACCGTGAGATCTTCGGCAGGGACAACTACTACGTCGAACTCATGGACCACGGTCTGTCCATCGAGAAGCGAGTGACGAAGGACCTCATCCGGCTGTCGAAGGAACTCGACATTCCGCTGGTCGCCACCAACGACCTCCACTACACACACGAATCGGATGCGAAGGCGCACGAAGCGCTGCTGGCCATCCAATCCGGTTCCAAACTCATCGAACCCACCTATGATCAGGGCGGTTCGCGCTTCGCTTTCTCCGGCTCCGGCTACTACCTCAAGACTCCCGCAGAGATGCGGTCCCTCTTCAGGGAATTCCCCGAAGCCTGCGACAACACCCTCGAGATCGCCGAGAAGTGCGAAGTCTCCTTCGACACCTCGGCGAACTATATGCCGAAGTTCCCGTGCCCTCCGGGTGAGGATGAGACCTCATGGCTGATCAAGGAGGTCGCGAAGGGACTCGACTACCGGTACCCCGACGGTGTTCCCGACGAAGTCCGCAGACAGGCCGACTACGAACTCGACATCATCATCTCGATGGGCTTCCCCGGATACTTCCTCGTCGTCGCCGACTTCATCAACTGGTCGAAGGACAACGGCATCCGCGTCGGGCCCGGCCGTGGTTCGGGAGCCGGCTCCATGGTCGCCTACGCGATGCGAATCACCGACCTCGACCCGCTGCAGCACGGACTGTTCTTCGAGCGCTTCCTCAATCCGGACCGTGTGTCCATGCCCGACTTCGACGTCGACTTCGATGATCGTCGCCGTGGCGAGGTCATCGAATATGTGACCGAGAAGTACGGCGATGAGCGTGTGGCGATGATCGTCACCTACGGCACGATCAAGACGAAGATGGCGCTGAAGGACTCCGCCCGTGTGCTCGGCAAGCCCTTCTCGATGGGTGAGCGGCTGACGAAGGCGCTGCCGCCGGCGGAGATGGCCAAGGACATTCCGCTCAAGGACATCGAGGACCCGGAGTCCAAGCGCTTCAAGGAAGCCGGCGAATTCCGCGAACTCGTCGACACCGATCCGGAAGCCCGAGAGACCTTCGAGACCGCGAAGGGGCTGGAAGGACTGAAGCGGCAGTGGGGTGTCCACGCAGCCGGTGTCATCATGTCCTCGGACCCGATCATCGACGTCATCCCGATCATGCGTCGGTTCCAGGACGGTCAGGTCATCACCCAGTTCGACTATCCGACCTCTGAGGGCCTCGGGCTCATCAAGATGGACTTCCTGGGCCTGCGCAACCTCACGATCATCTCCGACGCGGTGGAGAACATCAAGGCCAACCGGGACTTCGACCTCGACCTCGAGCACCTGACTCTCGACGACCCGGCCGCCTATGAACTGCTCACACGGGGCGACACCCTCGGTGTGTTCCAGCTCGACGGCGGTGGTCTGCGTGCCCTGCTGCGGATGATGAAGCCGGACAACTTCGAGGATATCTCCGCGACCCTGGCCCTCTACCGACCCGGTCCGATGGGTGCTGATTCGCATACGAACTATGCCCTGCGCAAGAACGGCCTGCAGGAGGTCACCCCGATCCACTCGGAGCTCGAGGAGCCGCTCAAGGATATCCTCGACACCACCTACGGTCTCATCATCTACCAGGAGCAGGTGATGGCGATCGCGCAGAAGGTCGCCGGCTACTCGCTGGGTCAGGCCGACATCCTCCGCCGTGCGATGGGCAAGAAGAAGAAGTCCGAGCTCGACAAGCAGCAGGTCGGCTTCTTCGGCGGAATGAAGGAACGCGGCTACTCGGAGGCCGCCGCGCAAGCACTGTGGGACATTCTGCTGCCGTTCTCGGACTACGCGTTCAACAAGGCGCACTCGGCCGCCTACGGTGTCGTGTCCTACTGGACCGCCTACCTCAAGGCCCACTACACAGCCGAATACATGGCGGCCCTGCTGACGTCGGTCGGTGACAACAAGGACAAGCTCGCGATCTACCTCAACGAGTGCCGTCGCCTCGGCATCACCGTGCTGCCTCCGGATGTCAACGAATCCGCGCTCCACTTCACCCCGGTCGGCACCGATATCCGCTTCGGCATGGGCGCGGTCCGCAACGTCGGCGCCCACGTCGTCGAAGGCATCGTCGAAGCCCGCGGAGAGAAGGGCGCCTACACCTCGTTCACGGACTTCCTCGACAAGGTGCCCAGCCACGTGTGCAACAAGCGCACGATCGAGTCGCTCGTCAAGGCCGGCGGCTTCGACTCGCTCGGCCACAGCCGTCGCTCACTCGTCGAAGTCCACGAGGAGGCCGTGGACTCGGTCATCGGCGTCAAACGGCAGGAAGCCAACGGACAGTTCGACCTCTTCGCCGGGCTCGGCGGGGGAGACGACGCACAGGGCTTCTCCGTGACCATCCCCGATCGTCCGGAGTGGGAGAAGAAGGAGAAGCTGTCCTTCGAGCGCGACATGATCGGCCTCTACGTCTCCGACCACCCGCTGAACGGGCTCGAAGGGGTGCTGGCCGCCGAATCCGATGCCTCCATCGCCGAGGTGGTCGATCCGGAATCGCACCGCCATGACGGATCCCAGATCAAGGTCTGCGGAATGATCACGCAGGTCACTCGCAAGGTGTCGAAGAACTCCGGACGTCCCTATGCGATCGTGACCTTGGAGGACCTCGAAGCCGAGATCGAAGTGATGTTCTTCGGCGACACCTACGAACCCGTGGCGAGCCTGCTGGCGACCGACCTCGTGATCTCCCTGACCGGCCGCATCCGCACCTCCGACGACCGTCCGACCTCACTGATGGCGATGTCGATGACGATTCCCGATGTCACCGACCCCGACGATCGACCGCTCACCCTCATCATGCCGATGGAGAAGGCGACCGAGGAGATGGCGACGAAGCTGCGACGGATCCTCGAATCCAACAAGGGCCAGACGGACGTCCACATCACCCTGTCTCAGCCGGGGCGGCAGACGGTGATGCGTCTGGACCGGTCGATCCGGGTCGACCCGAACCCGAGCCTCTACGGAGACCTGAAGGCTCTGCTGGGCTCCCGCTGCTTCAGCGTCTGA
- the hisD gene encoding histidinol dehydrogenase encodes MVRVNILDFRGETLSKRFLAQKLPRAAETHADIERRVAELLDTVADGGAAAVKDFTERFDGVRPEYLRVPASALAEAADALDPAVRAALVESIARARKVAADQRPADVRTELASGAFVTTRHLPVERVGLYVPGGLAVYPSTVIMNVVPAQTAGAHSLAIASPPQSSGLPHPTVLATAHILGIDEVWAIGGAQAIGALAFGFDDGEELEPVDLITGPGNAYVAAAKSLVRSRVGIDAVAGPTEIIILADAQADPRFVAADLISQAEHDELAASVLVTDSVELAEAVQRELDVQVTEATHTERISTALAGRQSALVLVDDLDAGITVVNGYAGEHVEVHTADAAAVGARITNGGAVFLGDWAPVSLGDYCAGSNHVLPTMGTAAHGSGLGVHSFIKVSQVIDYDRQALSEVAEHIGVLAASEQLPAHGRAVDIRFEE; translated from the coding sequence ATGGTGCGGGTGAACATTCTGGACTTCCGTGGTGAGACCCTCAGCAAGCGATTCCTGGCGCAGAAGCTGCCTCGGGCCGCCGAGACCCATGCCGATATCGAACGACGCGTCGCCGAACTCCTCGACACCGTCGCCGACGGGGGCGCGGCCGCGGTGAAGGACTTCACCGAACGCTTCGACGGAGTGCGCCCCGAGTACCTCCGCGTACCGGCATCGGCTCTGGCCGAGGCCGCAGACGCTCTCGATCCCGCGGTCAGGGCCGCGCTCGTCGAATCCATCGCCCGCGCCCGGAAGGTCGCCGCCGACCAGCGTCCCGCCGATGTCCGCACCGAGCTGGCCTCCGGTGCCTTCGTCACCACCCGCCACCTGCCGGTCGAACGCGTCGGCCTCTATGTGCCCGGCGGACTGGCCGTGTACCCCTCAACGGTGATCATGAACGTCGTGCCGGCGCAGACCGCCGGTGCACACTCACTGGCGATCGCCAGCCCGCCCCAGAGCAGCGGCCTGCCGCACCCGACCGTGCTCGCCACCGCACACATCCTCGGCATCGACGAAGTCTGGGCGATCGGCGGAGCACAGGCGATCGGCGCACTGGCCTTCGGCTTCGACGACGGCGAGGAACTCGAACCGGTCGACCTCATCACCGGCCCCGGGAACGCCTATGTGGCTGCGGCGAAATCACTCGTCCGCTCCCGGGTCGGCATCGACGCGGTCGCCGGTCCCACGGAGATCATCATCCTCGCCGACGCACAGGCCGACCCGCGTTTCGTCGCCGCCGATCTCATCAGCCAGGCCGAACACGACGAACTGGCCGCCTCGGTGCTGGTCACCGACTCCGTCGAACTCGCAGAGGCGGTGCAGAGGGAGCTGGACGTGCAGGTAACGGAGGCGACGCACACCGAACGGATCTCCACGGCTCTGGCCGGAAGACAGTCGGCGCTCGTCCTCGTCGACGACCTCGACGCCGGGATCACCGTCGTCAACGGCTATGCCGGTGAGCACGTCGAGGTCCACACGGCCGATGCCGCAGCGGTCGGGGCGCGGATCACGAACGGGGGAGCGGTCTTCCTCGGCGATTGGGCACCGGTGTCGCTGGGCGACTACTGCGCCGGGTCGAACCACGTGCTGCCCACGATGGGCACCGCCGCCCACGGTTCGGGCCTGGGTGTGCACTCATTCATCAAGGTCAGCCAGGTCATCGACTACGACCGGCAGGCCCTGTCAGAGGTGGCCGAACACATCGGTGTTCTCGCCGCCAGCGAACAGCTGCCGGCCCACGGCCGGGCTGTCGACATCAGGTTCGAGGAGTAG
- the nrdR gene encoding transcriptional regulator NrdR, with protein sequence MRCPFCRESDSRVVDSRTSEDGAAIRRRRQCRHCGRRFTTMEATSLSVIKRSGVTEEFSRQKIMSGVRKACQGRPVSDDDLAKLAQRVEENIRSRGIAEIDADEVGLSILEPLRELDQVAYLRFASVYQGFDSLEDFEAAIDSLRADALLQSGQTREPTPEDFAD encoded by the coding sequence ATGCGCTGTCCGTTCTGCCGTGAGTCCGATTCGCGGGTCGTCGATTCGAGGACCAGCGAAGACGGAGCCGCGATCCGCCGGCGCAGGCAGTGCCGTCACTGCGGTCGCCGATTCACCACGATGGAGGCCACGAGCCTGTCGGTGATCAAACGCTCCGGAGTCACCGAGGAGTTCTCCCGTCAGAAGATCATGTCGGGTGTGCGCAAAGCCTGCCAGGGTCGTCCGGTCAGTGACGATGATCTCGCGAAGCTCGCGCAGCGGGTGGAGGAGAACATCCGGTCGCGGGGAATCGCCGAGATCGACGCCGACGAAGTGGGTCTGTCCATCCTCGAACCGCTGCGCGAACTCGACCAGGTCGCCTACCTGCGCTTCGCCAGCGTGTACCAGGGATTCGACTCGCTCGAAGACTTCGAGGCCGCGATCGATTCGCTGCGTGCCGATGCGCTGCTGCAGTCCGGTCAGACCCGGGAACCCACCCCCGAAGACTTCGCCGACTGA
- a CDS encoding HelD family protein: MTETSEIRVEQTKLDELYARLDELREETTARLGTVRISEVGGNHQHRTERDAFATMYEDQLIRLDGAEEGLCFGRLDIVDEDAPTYIGRIGLTDEQRQQILIDWRAPAAERFYQSTAANPDGIARRRHLVTANRLVTGIEDDVLDIDALDDDQRSNLQGEGALLAALTTHRTGRMGDIVATIQAEQDAIIRRPLSGVLVVQGGPGTGKTAVALHRAAFLLYRHRERIAKSGVLLVGPSTVFLKYIEKVLPSLGETGAVLLTPGQLYPGLDTDATDAPAVAEIKGRSVMARVLKNHVANYQRIPDHDVEMRVRSHTIVLRRRDVRSARDRARRSGDPHNAARTGFVTGLLKILAEDLAREMGLDAAGERLPELLEDLRSSVDVRRALNLAWFPIGPVAALRSLLGRAHKLQGAARRLLTPAEQSILLEQRRDEFTVDDVPLLDELAELLGSAPQQTQARDDSAREYAEAVVDMTETGGMVSAETLASRWEEQGPTMTLAERALEDREWTYGHLVVDEAQELSPMQWRVLFRRVPSKSATVVGDLAQSSQVDNARTWSSILNEFVGDRFALQVLTVSYRTPQSVMDLANRYLHRHFPQLELVESVRRGGSDPQLDSFADESEMLAALPAAVAAEVSAAEGGKIAVIADEELIEPIAEAVADFDFGRSVTGLDHQIALITPQQAKGLEFDSVIIVEPGRIAPIGGEAGVGGLYVALTRTTERLRVLASVSTELTELFSAEAIRQAG, translated from the coding sequence ATGACCGAAACTTCAGAAATTCGTGTTGAGCAGACCAAGCTCGACGAGCTCTATGCCCGCCTCGATGAGCTCCGGGAGGAGACGACAGCCCGCCTGGGCACGGTGAGGATCTCCGAGGTCGGAGGAAATCACCAGCATCGCACCGAACGCGATGCCTTCGCGACGATGTACGAAGATCAGCTCATCCGCCTCGACGGCGCCGAGGAGGGACTGTGCTTCGGTCGCCTCGACATCGTCGACGAAGACGCACCCACGTATATCGGTCGCATCGGACTCACCGACGAACAGCGACAGCAGATCCTCATCGACTGGAGAGCGCCGGCCGCCGAGCGCTTCTACCAGTCGACTGCCGCCAACCCCGATGGGATCGCCCGCCGCCGTCACCTCGTCACCGCGAACCGGTTGGTGACCGGCATCGAAGACGATGTGCTCGACATCGACGCGCTCGATGACGATCAGCGGTCGAACCTGCAGGGTGAGGGAGCCCTTCTCGCCGCTCTGACCACACACCGCACCGGTCGGATGGGCGATATCGTCGCAACCATCCAGGCCGAACAGGATGCGATCATCCGCCGTCCGCTCTCCGGAGTCCTCGTCGTCCAGGGCGGGCCGGGAACCGGCAAGACCGCCGTCGCCCTCCACCGCGCCGCATTCCTGCTCTACCGGCACCGGGAGCGCATCGCGAAGTCCGGTGTCCTCCTCGTCGGCCCGTCGACGGTGTTCCTCAAGTACATCGAGAAGGTCCTGCCCAGCCTCGGCGAGACCGGGGCCGTCCTGCTCACCCCGGGTCAGCTCTACCCCGGGCTCGACACGGATGCCACAGATGCACCGGCAGTAGCCGAGATCAAGGGCCGCTCCGTCATGGCCCGGGTGCTGAAGAACCACGTTGCGAACTACCAGCGCATCCCCGACCACGATGTCGAGATGCGGGTGCGTTCGCACACGATCGTGCTGCGTCGCCGCGACGTCCGGTCCGCGCGCGATCGGGCCCGTCGCAGCGGAGATCCGCACAATGCCGCTCGCACCGGTTTCGTCACCGGTCTGCTGAAGATCCTCGCCGAGGATCTCGCCCGTGAGATGGGTTTGGATGCCGCCGGAGAGCGGCTGCCCGAGCTGCTCGAGGATCTGCGCTCCTCCGTCGACGTCCGTCGCGCCCTCAACCTCGCATGGTTCCCCATCGGCCCCGTCGCCGCTCTGCGATCCCTGCTGGGCAGAGCGCACAAGCTGCAGGGCGCCGCTCGCAGACTCCTCACCCCGGCCGAGCAGTCGATTCTGCTCGAGCAGCGTCGCGATGAGTTCACGGTCGACGATGTGCCGCTGCTCGATGAGCTGGCCGAGCTTCTCGGCTCCGCTCCGCAGCAGACCCAGGCTCGGGATGATTCGGCCCGCGAATACGCCGAAGCCGTCGTCGATATGACCGAGACCGGCGGAATGGTCTCGGCCGAGACGCTCGCCTCCCGCTGGGAGGAGCAGGGGCCGACGATGACCCTGGCCGAACGCGCCCTTGAGGACCGGGAATGGACGTACGGCCACCTCGTCGTCGACGAGGCCCAGGAACTCTCTCCCATGCAGTGGCGCGTCCTCTTCCGCCGCGTGCCGTCGAAGTCGGCCACCGTCGTCGGCGACCTCGCCCAGTCCTCGCAGGTCGACAACGCCCGCACCTGGTCGTCGATCCTGAACGAGTTCGTCGGGGACCGTTTCGCCCTCCAGGTGCTCACTGTCTCCTACCGCACCCCGCAGTCGGTGATGGATCTGGCCAACCGGTACCTGCATCGGCATTTCCCGCAGCTCGAGCTCGTCGAGTCGGTGCGCCGGGGAGGTTCGGACCCGCAGCTGGATTCCTTCGCCGACGAGTCCGAGATGCTGGCCGCCCTCCCCGCGGCGGTTGCGGCCGAGGTGTCCGCTGCCGAAGGTGGGAAGATCGCTGTCATCGCTGATGAGGAGCTCATCGAGCCCATCGCCGAGGCGGTCGCGGACTTCGATTTCGGACGCTCGGTCACGGGCCTGGACCATCAGATCGCCCTCATCACCCCGCAGCAGGCCAAGGGCCTCGAGTTCGATTCGGTGATCATCGTCGAACCCGGCCGCATCGCCCCGATCGGCGGCGAGGCCGGCGTCGGCGGCCTCTATGTGGCGCTGACGCGGACGACGGAACGTCTGCGCGTCCTGGCCTCTGTGTCCACGGAGCTGACCGAACTCTTCTCCGCCGAGGCGATCCGTCAAGCCGGCTGA
- a CDS encoding spermidine synthase produces the protein MVDISTGEARLEKLDGEADSYILHVNGVPSSSITLSDPQRLDFEYLDWMRRIIDVELPAGSLRAAHIGAAGCALARAIDSARPGSKQTAIDIDAKLLDFAREWFDLPRSPSLALRAGDGAVEIGKFRPDALDVLVRDAFDHDSVPSSLQTAEFFAGCAVAVKDSGLYIANVPDSGDHRILRSELRGLGEHFAHLAAATEPAILKGRRRGNVVVLASNTAPDVTGLDRSLRTAASSATFLAGADLRYRLGL, from the coding sequence GTGGTCGACATCTCGACGGGAGAGGCACGGTTGGAGAAGCTCGACGGTGAGGCCGATTCCTACATCCTCCACGTCAACGGGGTCCCCTCCTCGTCGATCACTCTCAGCGATCCGCAGCGACTGGACTTCGAGTACCTGGATTGGATGCGACGCATCATCGACGTCGAGCTCCCTGCCGGGTCGCTGCGGGCCGCACACATCGGTGCCGCCGGCTGTGCTCTGGCCCGCGCCATCGACTCGGCGCGGCCCGGGTCGAAACAGACGGCGATCGACATCGATGCCAAGCTGCTCGACTTCGCCCGCGAGTGGTTCGACCTGCCCCGCTCCCCCTCGCTGGCTCTGCGTGCCGGTGACGGCGCGGTGGAGATCGGGAAGTTCCGGCCCGATGCCCTCGACGTCCTCGTCCGGGACGCCTTCGACCATGACTCGGTTCCGTCCTCCCTGCAGACTGCTGAGTTCTTCGCCGGCTGCGCCGTGGCGGTCAAGGACTCCGGTCTCTATATCGCCAACGTTCCCGACAGCGGGGACCACCGCATCCTCCGGTCCGAACTGCGCGGCCTCGGCGAACACTTCGCCCATCTGGCCGCAGCCACGGAACCGGCGATCCTCAAAGGACGTCGACGCGGCAATGTCGTCGTCCTCGCATCCAACACAGCGCCGGATGTGACCGGTCTCGACCGCAGTCTGCGCACCGCCGCCTCATCTGCGACCTTCCTGGCCGGAGCGGACCTGCGCTACCGCCTCGGTCTCTGA
- a CDS encoding DUF4192 family protein: MKTPARSPEDIIGIIPHTLGYTPRRSLVAVIVGTEKTGAQTSSTTMRVDFDRESAAQTLSEGGGWYADLIMRTCRVTGVFLVLYDDDYQPVGAFGAGADSEYAEVHRGLIRAAIDELAMTFAARSVDTLSAWWVNQDHFGRIDEDGYDSTPLIEATTSACATELVAGGSNPVADPEDLVISPMPAEAFADSRRGRSQEWMGTDEAFAILADVYPRLEAMRHEDEPVDEVRIHDLMDLPTVMALDTLLVEIWSRDALEMILSFDHPDFPPSQVRELDGDELCAMSRRIVSQAHAAQQLVGLSSRAPRPRDILLAIAFLKVYLRAGHPQARANTYAVIAWFEWALGGSTMALNYALAAVELESEHGLAELIINAVNMGCLPRWLAETQSSAV; encoded by the coding sequence ATGAAGACACCGGCCCGCTCACCCGAAGACATCATCGGGATCATTCCCCACACACTGGGCTACACCCCGCGGCGCAGCCTCGTCGCCGTCATCGTCGGCACCGAGAAGACCGGGGCCCAGACCAGTTCGACGACGATGCGCGTCGACTTCGACCGGGAGAGTGCGGCTCAGACGCTGTCCGAAGGCGGCGGCTGGTACGCCGACCTCATCATGCGCACCTGCAGGGTGACCGGTGTCTTCCTCGTCCTCTACGACGATGACTACCAGCCGGTCGGTGCCTTCGGGGCCGGTGCCGACTCCGAATACGCCGAGGTCCACCGCGGCCTCATCCGAGCGGCGATCGACGAACTGGCCATGACCTTCGCCGCCAGAAGCGTCGACACGCTCAGCGCATGGTGGGTCAACCAGGACCACTTCGGCCGCATCGACGAGGACGGATACGACAGCACACCGCTGATCGAAGCGACCACCTCGGCGTGTGCCACGGAACTCGTCGCCGGCGGATCCAACCCGGTCGCCGATCCCGAGGACCTGGTCATCTCCCCGATGCCGGCCGAGGCCTTCGCCGACAGCCGCCGCGGGCGGTCTCAGGAGTGGATGGGCACGGACGAGGCGTTCGCCATCCTCGCCGACGTCTACCCGCGGCTGGAAGCGATGCGACACGAGGACGAACCGGTCGACGAGGTGCGCATCCACGACCTGATGGACCTGCCGACGGTGATGGCTCTCGATACCCTGCTCGTCGAGATCTGGTCACGTGACGCCCTCGAGATGATCCTCAGCTTCGACCACCCCGACTTCCCGCCCTCCCAGGTCAGGGAACTCGACGGTGATGAGCTCTGTGCGATGAGCCGCCGCATCGTCTCCCAGGCTCACGCCGCCCAGCAGCTCGTCGGACTCTCATCCCGTGCTCCGCGGCCGCGGGACATTCTGCTCGCCATCGCCTTCCTCAAGGTCTACCTGCGGGCAGGGCACCCGCAGGCTCGAGCCAACACCTATGCCGTCATCGCCTGGTTCGAATGGGCGTTGGGCGGCTCGACGATGGCGCTCAACTATGCGCTGGCCGCCGTCGAACTCGAATCCGAACACGGTCTGGCCGAACTCATCATCAATGCCGTGAACATGGGGTGCCTGCCTCGGTGGCTGGCGGAGACCCAGAGCTCGGCTGTCTGA
- a CDS encoding RNA polymerase sigma factor, whose protein sequence is MHGEVSTLAKGEHVPRVDKESTTVTEKSEGTAGTTSTGGSKTTAASKSTAKKTSAGAKKAATAKTTAKSTAAKTETAASKKTTAAKKTTAAKTTETKSTAAPKKTVTKATAAKEAKKETKAKKADDDIDTTEEVEPAADALATEESPAEATETKNSEEKEKNAAVAEAGGFIVSDADEEDAPAQQVVSAGATADPVKDYLKQIGKVALLNAAEEVDLAKRIEAGMYAEHLLDGGEVTDPRETMDYKWIIHDGRIAKNHLLEANLRLVVSLAKRYTGRGMLFLDLIQEGNLGLIRAVEKFDYTKGFKFSTYATWWIRQAITRAMADQARTIRIPVHMVEVINKLARVQRQMLQDLGREPTPEELAKELDMTPERVVEVQKYGREPISLHTPLGEDGDSEFGDLIEDSEAVVPSDSVSFTLLQEQLHSVLDTLSEREAGVVSMRFGLNDGQPKTLDEIGKVYGVTRERIRQIESKTMAKLRHPSRSQVLRDYLD, encoded by the coding sequence ATGCATGGGGAAGTTTCAACGCTCGCGAAAGGTGAACACGTGCCCAGAGTCGACAAGGAATCCACAACGGTGACGGAGAAGTCGGAGGGAACGGCCGGCACGACCTCGACCGGTGGATCCAAGACCACTGCGGCGTCGAAGTCCACTGCGAAGAAGACGTCCGCTGGAGCCAAGAAGGCGGCGACCGCGAAGACGACTGCGAAGTCGACTGCCGCAAAGACGGAGACGGCTGCGTCGAAGAAGACGACTGCTGCAAAGAAGACGACCGCCGCGAAGACCACTGAGACCAAGTCGACGGCTGCTCCGAAGAAGACCGTGACGAAGGCCACCGCCGCCAAGGAAGCCAAGAAGGAGACCAAGGCGAAGAAGGCCGACGACGATATCGACACCACCGAGGAGGTCGAACCGGCAGCGGACGCCCTGGCCACAGAGGAGAGCCCCGCCGAGGCGACCGAGACGAAGAACTCGGAGGAGAAGGAGAAGAACGCCGCCGTGGCCGAGGCCGGAGGCTTCATCGTCTCCGATGCCGACGAAGAAGATGCACCTGCCCAGCAGGTCGTCTCCGCCGGTGCGACCGCGGACCCGGTCAAGGACTACCTCAAGCAGATCGGCAAGGTGGCACTGCTCAACGCCGCCGAGGAGGTCGACCTGGCCAAGCGCATCGAGGCCGGAATGTACGCCGAGCACCTGCTCGACGGCGGAGAGGTGACCGATCCTCGCGAAACGATGGACTACAAGTGGATCATCCACGACGGTCGCATCGCGAAGAACCACCTCTTGGAGGCCAACCTCCGACTCGTCGTGTCGCTGGCCAAGCGCTACACCGGCCGTGGAATGCTCTTCCTCGACCTCATCCAGGAGGGCAACCTAGGCCTCATCCGCGCCGTCGAGAAGTTCGACTACACGAAGGGCTTCAAGTTCTCCACCTACGCCACCTGGTGGATCCGTCAGGCCATCACCCGCGCGATGGCCGATCAGGCCCGTACGATCCGCATCCCGGTGCACATGGTCGAGGTCATCAACAAGCTCGCCCGTGTGCAGCGCCAGATGCTGCAGGACCTGGGGCGCGAACCGACCCCGGAAGAGCTTGCGAAAGAGCTCGACATGACACCCGAGCGTGTCGTCGAGGTGCAGAAGTACGGTCGGGAGCCGATCTCGCTGCACACCCCGCTGGGCGAGGACGGCGACTCGGAGTTCGGCGACCTCATCGAGGACTCCGAAGCCGTTGTGCCCTCGGACTCGGTCAGCTTCACCCTCCTCCAGGAGCAGCTGCATTCCGTGCTCGACACGCTCTCCGAGCGTGAAGCCGGAGTGGTGTCCATGCGCTTCGGCCTCAACGACGGCCAACCGAAGACCCTTGATGAGATCGGCAAGGTCTACGGCGTCACTCGTGAGCGGATCCGCCAGATAGAGTCCAAGACCATGGCGAAGCTGCGTCACCCGTCCCGCTCGCAGGTGCTGCGCGACTACCTCGACTGA